Genomic segment of Mercurialis annua linkage group LG6, ddMerAnnu1.2, whole genome shotgun sequence:
AATCATTATATTGggacatttaattaattttatttcaatattttttttaattttttttaattttcttacttTTTCTTAGTCCTACTTAAATTTACTTTTCAaccaaaatttatcaaattaatttctaatGATCCCTATAGTTTAATTAGCTTCCCcggatatttaaaaaaatcgtcGCACACTTAAAAAAGAACaatagaaaaaggaaaaagttaGAATGTTCTTTGAATTGATAAATCTCTCTTAGAGGTAAAACTACTATCGTTTCCGCCATTGTCGTGCACCTCTCTCGCTTTTTCCAATTAATATTCTCTCAGCTCTCATTTGATTCTTTTAATTAGATTTCTATTTTGAATCTCTCTGCTCTCAATGAAAATTAAGCTCTGCCTCGTATTCTCATTGCGATTTCAAATCAGTAAGATTCATTTACTATTTTAGCATGATTTGTTAACCCTAATCTGAGTTAGTTCATTCCTAATTAGATGATGTGATTTATGTATGTGGTTATGTTGATGGAATCTCTGGTTATCGATGTTAATTGGCTTGTTACATGTTAATGTTCATTTTAAATTGTATCGCAGTGACAGTCAATTTCATCTTTCTCATTTTTCATTCCacgtttgattaaattttgtgaTTTATCCTGTTTTCAAattcgttttgttttgatttcaccaatttttttattttgattttgttgtttctCCTTAGGTATCATTGCTCCGCCAAATTGCTCGCAGCCAGAGTTGCTTTCTCCAAACGGAGGCGTTGTGATCGTGATAATGATTATCTACAGCTGCAATTTGATAGACCAGAGCTGCTTCCTCCAAACGGAGAGGTTGATTTCATTACAGCTTTTGGTGAGTTTTTTATAATGCTTTGTTCTCTTGTAGAATTCTATGTTCTGTACGAAATATCTGAAATTAACCATGAAAGACAAAATTGTTCTagaatttaatataagaaatgtTTATACATGGTAGGAAGTACTTGAATATGAAGTCAATATGTGATATTAGCTGTACGAGAGGCTCATTACCTTTGTTAACTTAAAATCTTGGAGCTCTTTCTAGCATAAGGTTGCAAATTTTATTAGATTAGTACTTGTGCTTATAAATGTGGATAACTATTCCCTACTGTCACCCTTTTTAGCGGAAGAATTAGAGGATACAAGATGAGGAAGATGATACTTTAGATACTTATTGTGATTCCTATGAAGGAAGTATTCATATGGATGTGGATAGTGACTTGGATATTCAAATGTAGAGTTTGATTTTCTTAAACGTTTGTGTTATTTTAACTCATGTATTATGGTTAAAATGAGTTATATTTGACTAAGAGACTCATTTTTTTTACTTCTGTAATGTAACcaactatttatttttcatgGCAGGTTTTTTTTACTGAAATGTCTCCAGGAAGATCACATTTCCTAATATAACTCAGTTCAGCCTTCGTTTATACCACCGACTAATGCCTCTTCCTCAAATCCTCTGAAAAGCAGCAGCACACTTGCCTCTCAAAGAACAGCTACAGCTCTATCTACTTTAAATAGCAGCCAACACACCTTTCAAACTGAGTTAGTAGACTCGTTAAGTCAAGAGAGCAATACaggtgtttttttatttttatgcatGCATTGTAAGTCTCCAAAGATCACTGTTGCATCTACTTTCTGCAGTTGCAACTCAAACTTTATCAGTATGGACTCTTTTGTTGTTACTCTTGCTAGGTTAGCTAACTTGAGAGTTTATTTTTCcctttttgttatgttttcttACCACAACTTGTTATTATTACCTTAAGAAGTTGCAAAATTTGAATGTAGTTTAATTTACACTTTCATAACTTGTTATTATTAGCTTAAGAAGTTGAGCAACAAGCCAAGTGGATTGAAAGTCTTCTTTCAGCAGGATACTTAGGTTTTGCTATTATTAATTAAGTGATGggaatatttttgaaaagtgaATAGTGAGATTAAATGGCGGTGTTATTTGATTATGAATAGGTATTTATGGAGCAATGGGTTTAGCAGGAAGGTTTATATGTTCAATGACGGGAATTGACAGCTTGGGAGGTTTTGATCCGAATTTGGAAGCTTTTATTCAAGGACTTGGATATGCTTCTCCACCAATTATGGCTTCTCTCTTTATACTTTATGTATGTATATAATATTTGATTGCTTGATAATTTTTCCTGTTTATGTTGATTGAAAAGTTGTTTAAGTTGAtttatgttttgtatttgattgATTCGGGTGGTTTTATAGGATGAAGTTGTGAAGTTGTCACCTCATGCTCGTGCTATCCGAGATGTGGAAGATGAGGAATTACGGAGTTTCTTCTATGGAATGTCACCTTGGTAGGTAAACTCTTCGTAATTGGAGTAATTTTAGTATTATACATTGAATTGTAACATCTGTTATGACAATAGTATATggtgtgattttatttgaagtTTATATTGATTGTTCTGGCAAGTTCTGTGGGCGAAGAGCTTTTCTATCGGGCTGCAATTCAGGTTAATATCTTCTTTTTCCTAATCTTCTATATATTTTGAGATAACAGAAGTTTGCTGAATTATGTAGTAAATTGTTACCCTGTTCGTTGTCTTATATTTCATATTGTTAGCATGAGTTTTGCGTTTCGTCAATTTATTACGGTGCATAGTTGCTTTCAGTGTTACTTTATGAACATTGCACATTTAAGTGATGAATCTGATCCAAAAAATTCCACTCGTGCATACTTTTTAGACTAGTTTGCTTCATGACATAATCAGTATATGTTCTAGTTTAGCTTATCTTCTTTTACTAATGAACTAAAATATGaagaaaattaacaaaaaatggtaatcaaatacaaaaataaagataatttgCTTAggatacatatttaataaatagaATGTGAAATGCTAATCTGTGTTCTATACATAATCATCGCCGTAAAATACATATTTTCGCCATAGCCAGTGTTGGCTCCAAACTTGTCTCGGCATACTATAAATAAGTACACCTTTGGTCTCGGGAACCAACAACATAATAAAGAAAAACATCCCTAAAGCACAAAAActataatacaaaaatatgtGTACGTTTAGAGCATACACCAAATGCATAGTAAACATATTggtaaaaaaacaaacaaacatggATGTAGTAGCCCCCCAGAATGATCCAACTTCACCGCTACGTAATGGAAATGATACCTTCAACCACTCTTTTGGTCCAGAACAAATGTTATAAGCTGCTATATATGAAGCAACCAAACTCAGAATGATGCAAACATCACGAGTCTGAAGATAGAAATGAGAGGAACCTTGAAGGTAAAATACAACCCACACAGACATCTGTATAAAAAtcaatcataattaataaataaataaataaacacttcttcaatttaaaaaattgatagttaaatatttttgaatatcttgtatatcttaatttttattagttgaGATTAAAAACccttaatatgtttttttatacctAACCCTATTGCTCAAATTCTTGTTTCCTTGTTATCTTAAAAAAAACAAGGTCATTAAATGTGTATGATAATATGAATATTAACGCAAAAGAGAAGAAACTAAAAGATACGTACCAGAGAAAAAAGCATGAGGAATGATGCTATAATAAGAGGTATCCTCCTCCCGAATCTCATAAAAATCAATGGCTGAATAAATGCGACTATAACGCTCAGAGCTGAAGATATAACCGGAAAAAGAAAAACCTCATCAGAATTGTAGTCCAATGATCGTAGTAGAAACGGTCCATAGTTGGTGTATACAGAAAACTCCAACAACTGAACTAATATCTTAGCCACAATAGTGATAACTAAAGCTGGACGGCTTCGCCGATCTTGGACATTACTATCAATTGTACGTCTTAATACCTTTTCATCAATTTCACTATATAAATCATCCACATTCATTGCACACCTCATTTTTTTTAGCACAGCTTTAGCTTCATTTTGTCTTCTATGCTCAATCAACCAGAACGGTGTCTCATAAATGTAGAATGAGCCGACAAATACGAGAAACGCAGGTGGAATAACAATTCCTTTAGAAAACTTCCACCCCAACACAACATGATATGAGGCTAAGTAGTTGCAACAGGAAGCCAATGCAGAACCAATAGCCATAAAATATCCAAACTCTAAAGTTAATTGTTTCTCTATGTCCAGACCCATCTCAAGAATGATGGTGGGTATTACCTATAAGCATTCAAACAATATAAGTTACAAGTGAAAATATTTGTAAGATTTATATTAGTCATTTTTAAGGGACATTAGTTATTGTTTTTCTACAATAACTTATTATACCTtatgatataaaatttaaagattaaaagtaAACAAATACCCATACATTCTAAATtctaaatcaaaatcaaaatcaaaatccccGGTTTCTAAATGAATGAATCTTAAAACTATTACacaattttctttaaaattttataactcTTAATGAGTAATTTTTtccattataaaataaatcaaaaacagtgaaaaaagtaaaagataaccttctatttttaaatagatttaCTAGATAcaaaatgattaaataataaaaaatattttgaaaattaaagatATAAGTATTAAATTGGGCACGAAAACAAACATTTACCTGAACTAGAAGTCCGATAGCAATTCCCACGGTATATCTCGCAATTGACTGAACACTAAAATGAGGACTAATGGTAGTTAATACACTTCCCGCTACCATTATAACTGATCCTAAGCGTAATGTCGGTTGTCTTCCCCATTTGTTCTTCATCATAAAAGCAAATGGCATTGATACAAAAGCTGCCATATAAATTGATGAAATATACCATTGGAGTTGGAGGCTTGTAAACCAAAAGTAGTTGTTAAATTTGTAATGCCTCGCCTCTTTGTAAAGTTTAGGAGAAAATTTCACCATAAAAGTATCCATAGCAAGAATCCCACCTGAAAAacataagtaaaattaaaataatattgatttaaTATCAAACACGTGCTTCACAATACCCTTTTTTTATAATGTCTTTATATTATTCGTTGTTACAATTATTCACAGAATTGTAATTAATTTAGAATTGATAATATTAGATTTATCTAATTATATTCTAgataatctatatctatatttatACAATTGAAAGGACCAATTAATAGGAAGTTGAAGCTTTTAGTTGAACACAAAGTGAACTACAATGCGAAATTCAGATTAACTGGAAatcaaatactaattaattcaattctaacaaattttcaataaattaggcaaaactaaaaataaatacctTCAACTGCTAGCGAATAACCTATGAGGAGTCCTCCGAGTATAGCAATGACATACAAAATCATCGGAAAGTTGCATCTATTTCCGACACACgaacataataaaaacaataattaatggaAGATAATAAAGACATTTAAATCTCatttccaaaaaattaaaatccagaaattatatatagtaaatatacacttaaactgataaaaatatatacctCCATCGACTTTTAAGAATTAGAGGATTTTGATCCTCTATCTCCAACGCATCAATGGGTATTTCGACATCAATCGGTTCTTCTTCAATTTCTGACACAAAAGGGTATGCCTGTTGAATTTGAATTTCTTCTATTTCAATGATCTCATGCTGAGGTTCTTGTCCTTGTGGAGATAAAGATGGACTAGTACTGTCCACTTCCTCTTCTGTCTCAGACTGAAATGGTAATGGCAACTGAAAAATTGCTCGGTATTTGTTGACTATCCAACTTAGTGGCTCTGTAAATAAACTTGGAAACTTAGAAGTTGTGTTTGTAAGAGCTTAACATGTtaatttgtgaaatttttaaggCAACATGCATGATGAGATGCAAACGTGCATTTATAGCTAATATATTGGGCTAATATATTGGGTTAATATATAGTGTTAGAATAAATGCAAAGGAGATTGAAttcttttggatatatttttgaCAAAATGGTTTTcgttttttaacaaaaattgttaattgtttgctatatagtatattttatattgaaatcTTTATCATTTTGGTTCGACatatatacaaataatgccgaatattataaaaaagataaatatggGACCCTAGGACCGGGCATGATAAAAATCTATTAATAAGAGTactataattgataaaaaaaaaacaaagtataaaatcataaaagcatatttttataataaattaattcatatttcaaataattaaatttttgtataaaatatttacagaattttatcaaaattattatattcatatttgtgatttattcaattaattattaaatattgttttataagtcatcaatttattaaataattgacAAAAATATCTCTAATTGAAGCAATATAATACATTTTTGAACTAGGGGTTTTATTTTACTGTAGTGAAGCGCAGTCCGTGGTTAGCTAATGAAAATAAGGAtgaaatgttatttattaatattacttCTTCTGTATTaatttgtttgaaaaaataaaatttaatttaaaatattattaaaattaaattatatgatgAAATGGAACATCAAAAGaatattgtttataaattataatggtGGGAATACCGgtcatcataaaaataaaagaaatgaagCTACAGATGAAAGCAAAATTCACCACATTTGTTGTATGAAGTAAGCATATACGGTATACCTCGAATTCTGAACCATAAAATCGTGGTAACAGCCACCGTATTAGTCAAGACCAGATGAATCCAATTCATGTTTTTATACAGCTACTCACTACAACAGAATCACATATTAGGGACGAAACTTTTTAGAGACTTAAATATATTAGTcttcaaataagaaaaataggCTACCAAACTATCTATTTTGtccttatttataattaaataccgaaaaaaaaaaatctctctgAGAGGTAAAAGTAAAACTACTATCGTTTCCGCCATAGTCGTGCACCTCTCTCGCTTTTTCCAATTAACATTCTCTCAGCTCTCCTTTGATTCTTTTAGTTAGATTTCTATTTTGAATCTCTCTGCTCTCAATTAAAATTAAGCTCTGCCTCATATTCTCATTTCGATTTCAAATCGGTAAGATTCATTTACTATTTTAGCATGATTTATTAACCCTAATCTGATATAGTTCATGTTTTTTCAATCTTCATTTCTAATTATATGATGTGATGTATGTATGTGGTCATGTTGATGGAATCTCTGGTTACCGATGTGAATTGGCTTGTTACATGTTAATGTTCATTTTAAATTGTATCGCAGTGACAGTCAATTTCATCTTTCTCATTTTTCATTCCACGTTTGATTGGATTTGTGATTTATCCTGTTTTCAAattcgttttgttttgatttcaccaaattttttattttgattttgttgtttctCCTTAGGCTAGGAagcacggacacggacacgGATACGGGGAAACGGGACACTCGGACACGGcgaaacggtgttattttaaggtttcctatgtaaaaaatgaagtttcgtgtccgaaacggcaagtgtccgaaacgtttccgaaacgggacacgttgattgaatgaagtgtccgtgctacctagtccTTAGGTATCATTGCTCCGCCAAATTGCTCGCAGCCAGAGTTGCTTCCTCCAAACGGAGGCGTTGTGATCATGATAATGATTATCTACAGCTGCAATTTGATAGACTAGAGCTGCTTCCTCCAAACGGAGAGGTTGATTTCATTACAACTTCTGGTGAGTTTTTTATAATGCTTTGTTCTCTTGTAGAATTCTATGTTCTATACGAAATTATCTGAAAATTAACCATGAAAGACAAAATTGTTCTagaatttaatataagaaatgtTTATACATAGTAGGAAGTACTTGAATATGAAGTCAATATGTGTGATATTAGCTGATAAGAGGctcattacgttttaatttaaaatcttgGAGCTCTTTCTGGCATAaggttataaattttattagattaGTACTCGTGCTTATTAATGTGGATAACTATTCCCTACTGTCACCCTTTTTAGCAGAAGAATTAGAGGATACAAGATGAGGAAGATGATACTTTAGATACTTATTGTGATTCCGAAGAAGAAAGTATTCCTATGGATATGGATAGTGACTTGGATATTCAAATGTAGAGTTTGATTTTCTTAAAGGTTTGTATTATTTTAACTCATGTATTATGGTTAAAATGAGTTGTATTTGAATAAGAGACTCATTGTTTTTACTTCTGTAATGTAACcaactatttatttttcatgGCAGGTTTTTTTTGCTGAAAATGGCTCCAGGAAGATCACCTTTCCTAATATAACTCAGTTCAGTCTTCGTTTATACCACCGACTAATGCCTCTTCCTCAAATCCGCTGAAAAGCAGCAGCACACTTGCCTCTCAAAGAACAGCTACAACTCTACCTACTTTAAATAGCAGCCAACACACCTTTCAAACTGAGTTAGTAGACTCCTTAAATCAAGAGAGCAATACAggtattttttgatttttatgcaaGAATTGTAAGTCTCCAAAAGATCACTGTTGCATCTACTTTCTGCAGTTGCAACTCAAACTTTATCAGTATGGATTCTTTTGTTGTTACTCTTGCTAGGTTAGCTAACTTGAGAGTTAATTTTTCcctttttgttatgttttcttACCATAACTTGTTATTATTAGCTTAAGAAGTTGCAAAATTTGAATATAGTTTAATTAACACTTTCATAACTTGTCATTGTTAGCTTAAGAAGTTGAGCAACAAGCCAAGTGGATTGAAAGTCTTCTTTCAGCAGGATACTTATGTTTTGCtattatttattaagtgatgggaatatttttaaaaagtgaataGTGAGATTAAATGGCGgtgttatttaattatgaatagGTATTTATGGAGCAACGGGTTTAGCAGGAAGGTTTATTTGTTCAATAAAGGAAATTGACAGCTTGGGAGGTTTTGATCCGAATTTGGATGCTTTTATTCAAGGACTTGGATATGCTTCTCCACCAATTATGGCTTCTCTCTTTATACTTGATGTATGTATATAATATTTGATTGCTTGGTAATTTTTCTTGTTTATGTTGATTGACAAATTGTTTAACTTGAtttatgttttgtatttgattgATTCGGGTGGTTTTATAGGATGAAGTTGTGAAGTTGTCACCTCATGCTCGAGCTATCCGAGATGTGGAAGATGAGGAATTACGAAGTTTCTTCTATGGAATGTCACCTTGGTAGGTAAACTCTTCGTAATTGGAGTAATTTTAGTATTATGCATTGAATTGTAACATCTGTTATGACAATAGTATATGTAGGAATTACGAAGTTTCTTCTATGGAATGTCACCTTGGTAGGTAAACTCTTCGTAATTGGAGTAATTTTAGTATTATGCATTGAATTGTAACATCTGTTATGACAATAGTATATGGTGTGATTTTATTTGCAGTTTATATTGATTGTTCTTGCAAGTTCTGTGGGCGAAGAGCTTTTCTATCGGGCTGCAATTCAGGTTTAATATCTtctttttcctaattttctatat
This window contains:
- the LOC126685707 gene encoding uncharacterized protein LOC126685707 isoform X2, with product MGLAGRFICSMTGIDSLGGFDPNLEAFIQGLGYASPPIMASLFILYDEVVKLSPHARAIRDVEDEELRSFFYGMSPCICRNYEVSSMECHLVYIDCSCKFCGRRAFLSGCNSVFLERDGCSSSA
- the LOC126685707 gene encoding uncharacterized protein LOC126685707 isoform X1, which gives rise to MGLAGRFICSMTGIDSLGGFDPNLEAFIQGLGYASPPIMASLFILYDEVVKLSPHARAIRDVEDEELRSFFYGMSPCICRNYEVSSMECHLVYIDCSCKFCGRRAFLSGCNSGTYLKTSSTGSTKWH
- the LOC126685707 gene encoding uncharacterized protein LOC126685707 isoform X3, which gives rise to MASLFILDDEVVKLSPHARAIRDVEDEELRSFFYGMSPCICRNYEVSSMECHLVYIDCSCKFCGRRAFLSGCNSGTYLKTSSTGSTKWH